The Parcubacteria group bacterium ADurb.Bin159 DNA segment CCTTCAGTTAAAGAACGAAGAGTGGTCATATAGCCAAACATTTCTCCTAAAGGAACATAAGCATCAACAAATTTTATCTCTCCCCTCTCGCCTGTCCCTTGAATTTTGGCTCGCCTTGAACTAAGGTCTCCAATAATATCGCCCATAAATTTTTCCGGTCCAAGAACTTCTATCTTCATAATTGGCTCGAGTAAAACAGGGTTAGCTTTTAAGACACCTTCTCTTAAAGCTCTACCAGCGGCAATTTTAAAAGCAATCTCCGAAGAATCAACTTCATGATAAGAACCATCAAAAACTGTGGCTTGAATATCAACTACCGGATAGCCTGCCATAACTCCGGAGGTCATTGCCTCCTTAATTCCTTTCTCAATAGCCGGAATAAATTCTTGAGGGATAATGCCACCTTTTATAGCATTAATATATTTAAATCCTTCTCCCCGAGAAAGTGGTTCTAATTTTAACCAACAATGCCCATATTGACCACGACCTCCTGATTGATGAATATATTTACCCTCAATTTCAACTGGCTTAGTGATTGTTTCTTTGTAAGCAACTTGCGGGGCTCCTGTATTAACCTCAACATTAAATTCTCTCTTTAACCGGTCAACAATAATTTCTAAATGGAATTCCCCCATACCAGAAATAATAACTTGTTTTGTCTCTGAATCTGTTTTCACTTTGAAAGTTGGATCTTCTTCTACAAATTTTTCCAAGGAAAAACCTAATTTTTCTTGGTCTGATTTTGTTTTTGGTTCAATAGCCATAGAAATAACCGGTTCGGGGAAAGTAATGGATTCTAAAACAATTGGCTTTTCTGGATCGCAAAGAGTATCACCGGTGGTTGCCTGCTTAATCCCCACTATAGCAGCTATTTCCCCACTATAAAGTTTTTCTATTGGCTCTCTCTTGTTAGCATACATTCTTACTAAACGGCTTATTCTTTCTTTATTATTAGTTCGCGGGTTTAAAAGATAAGAACCAGAAGAAAGAATACCTGAGTAAAGACGAATATAACCCAAACGCCCCATAAAAGGATCAGTGGCTATTTTAAAAACTAAACCCGCTACCGGTTCATCGTCAGAAGATTTACGTTCTTCTATTTCTTTTGTCTCGGGATTAATACCTGAAACAGGGGGCACCTCTATTGGTGAAGGCAAATAATAACAAATGGCGTCCAATAATAATTGGACACCTTTATTTTTTAATGACGATCCGCAAAGAACAGGAATAATTTTTGCTTGCGCCACCCCTTTATGTAAACCTTTTCTTATTTCCTCAGGACTCAAGGTCTCTCCATTTAAATATTTTTTCATTAGTTCGTCATCTTCTCCGGCAGCTGCCTCTATTATTTTTTCTCTCCATTGTTTTACTTCTTCTTTAAAAGAATCGGGAACAGGTTCTTCTTTTATTTCTTTTCCCATCTCATCTAAATAAATAAAACTTTTTTCTTCAATTAGATCAATAATTCCCTTGAAATCTTTTTCACTACCTATAGGCAATTGAATAGCTACAGCTGATTTAGATAATCTTTCTTTAATGGAATTAAACGCCTTGTTAAAGTCAGCGCCCAGACGATCCATCTTATTAATAAAAGCAATTAAAGGAACATGAAATTTCTCCGCTTGGTGAAAAACTGTTTCTGATTGCGGTTCAACTCCAGCCACACCGTCAAAAACAAGAACTCCCCCATCTAACACTCGAAGAGATCTTTGGACTTCAGCAGTAAAATCAATATGACCTGGTGTGTCAATAATATTAATTTGACATTTTTTATCCCATTTTCTTGCTTGCCAAAAACAGGTAGTCGCCGCCGAGGTAATAGTTACCCCTCTCTCTTTTTCTTGGACCATCCAATCCATCTCTGCTTCTCCTTCATGGACCTCTCCTATTTTATGTTTTTTTCCGGTGTAATACAAAATACGCTCGGTAGTAGTTGTTTTTCCGGCATCAATATGGGCAATAATGCCAATGTTTCTAATTTGTTCTAAAGGATATTCACGCATAAAAATGGAATATAGAATAAAAAAAATAAAATATAAAATTTAAGATTTAGAGTTTAGGATTTATTTAGGAGGCTCTTCGTGCTAAATGGGCAAAGGCGCGGTTTGCTTCAGCCATTTTATAAACATTGTCTCTTTTAGTTATAGCCGATCCTTGTTCTTTTGAGGCAGCCAATATTTCTTCCGCCAATTTTTCTCTCATTGGTTTGCCTTTACGGTCTCGAGCCGCTTCAATAATCCAACGAGAAGCTAAAGTAAAACGTCTTCTTTCGTCTGTGGGAAAGGGAATTTGATAGTTCCCCCCTCCAATGCGCCGCGAACGTAATTCAACTTTAGGCCCAACATTATCAATGGCTTTAAAAAAAATTTTAAGCGCATCTTCTCCACTATTTTTCCCAATATAATCAAGCGTATCATAAAAAATACGACGAGCAGCATTCTTTTTTCCTTGACACATTAAATAGTTAATAAATTTAGCTACTTTTTCGTCCTGATAACGCAAATCCGGTTTAATTTTTCTTGGGGTTACTCTTTTTCCACGCATAATAAAAAAAATCAAAACTAAAATTTTTAATTTTTCAGTTTTAAAACAAATTTTTTTAAAATTTCGTTATTTTTATTTTTATTTTGTCTAAACAACAGCTTCTTCTTTAGGAGATCGTTTTGTTCTTCCCTCTTTTTCTTTCTTCACCCCGTA contains these protein-coding regions:
- the fusA gene encoding Elongation factor G, whose protein sequence is MREYPLEQIRNIGIIAHIDAGKTTTTERILYYTGKKHKIGEVHEGEAEMDWMVQEKERGVTITSAATTCFWQARKWDKKCQINIIDTPGHIDFTAEVQRSLRVLDGGVLVFDGVAGVEPQSETVFHQAEKFHVPLIAFINKMDRLGADFNKAFNSIKERLSKSAVAIQLPIGSEKDFKGIIDLIEEKSFIYLDEMGKEIKEEPVPDSFKEEVKQWREKIIEAAAGEDDELMKKYLNGETLSPEEIRKGLHKGVAQAKIIPVLCGSSLKNKGVQLLLDAICYYLPSPIEVPPVSGINPETKEIEERKSSDDEPVAGLVFKIATDPFMGRLGYIRLYSGILSSGSYLLNPRTNNKERISRLVRMYANKREPIEKLYSGEIAAIVGIKQATTGDTLCDPEKPIVLESITFPEPVISMAIEPKTKSDQEKLGFSLEKFVEEDPTFKVKTDSETKQVIISGMGEFHLEIIVDRLKREFNVEVNTGAPQVAYKETITKPVEIEGKYIHQSGGRGQYGHCWLKLEPLSRGEGFKYINAIKGGIIPQEFIPAIEKGIKEAMTSGVMAGYPVVDIQATVFDGSYHEVDSSEIAFKIAAGRALREGVLKANPVLLEPIMKIEVLGPEKFMGDIIGDLSSRRAKIQGTGERGEIKFVDAYVPLGEMFGYMTTLRSLTEGRGSYTMEFSHYEEVPSNITQKIIQGENLKKA
- the rpsG gene encoding 30S ribosomal protein S7, whose amino-acid sequence is MRGKRVTPRKIKPDLRYQDEKVAKFINYLMCQGKKNAARRIFYDTLDYIGKNSGEDALKIFFKAIDNVGPKVELRSRRIGGGNYQIPFPTDERRRFTLASRWIIEAARDRKGKPMREKLAEEILAASKEQGSAITKRDNVYKMAEANRAFAHLARRAS